Proteins from one Periplaneta americana isolate PAMFEO1 chromosome 6, P.americana_PAMFEO1_priV1, whole genome shotgun sequence genomic window:
- the LOC138702076 gene encoding ejaculatory bulb-specific protein 3, giving the protein MKIFFALITTCAVFALLRAQAPGFGSGDISSVVGNRNYIERQIDCVLSRSPCDDVGRNLITALPEVIGRNCRSCSPQQAANARVLLRLVRTNYPQDYNSIVARYG; this is encoded by the exons ATGAAGATCTTCTTTGCACTCATCACCACGTGCGCCGTGTTCGCGCTTTTGCGTGCGCAGGCTCCTGGTTTCGGCAGTGGGGACATCTCGAGTGTTGTGGGCAATAGGAACTATATCGAAAGACAGATTGATTGTGTCCTAAGTCGAAGCCCTTGCGACGACGTAGGAAGAAATTTGATAA CGGCCCTTCCGGAGGTCATTGGGAGGAACTGCAGGTCCTGCTCCCCTCAGCAAGCAGCCAACGCTCGCGTCTTGCTCAGGCTCGTCCGTACGAACTATCCGCAAGACTACAATTCCATCGTCGCTCGCTATGGATGA